One genomic window of Staphylococcus hsinchuensis includes the following:
- a CDS encoding S1 domain-containing RNA-binding protein yields the protein MSIEVGNKLKGKVTGIKKFGAFVELPEGKSGLVHISEVADNYVENVEDHLSVGDEVEVKVLSIAEDGKISLSIKKAKDRPRRPQNKSHQKQAQPKGEDFEKKLTNFLKDSEDKLTSIKRQTESRRGGKGARR from the coding sequence ATGTCAATCGAAGTAGGAAACAAACTTAAAGGTAAGGTCACTGGAATTAAAAAGTTTGGCGCATTCGTCGAACTTCCTGAAGGGAAAAGTGGCTTAGTTCACATAAGTGAGGTTGCCGATAATTACGTAGAAAACGTAGAAGATCACTTGTCTGTTGGTGATGAAGTTGAAGTAAAAGTACTTTCAATTGCAGAAGATGGGAAAATCAGCTTATCAATTAAAAAGGCAAAAGATCGACCACGTAGACCACAAAACAAATCACACCAAAAACAAGCTCAACCAAAAGGTGAAGATTTTGAAAAGAAACTAACAAATTTCTTGAAAGATAGTGAAGATAAACTTACTTCTATCAAACGCCAAACTGAATCAAGACGCGGCGGTAAAGGTGCGAGACGTTAA